From the genome of Pseudomonas yamanorum, one region includes:
- a CDS encoding histone-like nucleoid-structuring protein, MvaT/MvaU family, protein MSRLAEFRAAEKALQEQLAQLESLKNDAGLKKEIEFEEKLQGLMKTYGKSLRDIISILDPNPSKSGASVAAAPKQRRARVVKVYHNPHTGELIETKGGNHRGLKAWKEQYGAATVDSWLRG, encoded by the coding sequence TTGTCCAGACTCGCCGAATTTCGCGCAGCAGAAAAAGCCCTTCAAGAGCAGCTTGCCCAGCTGGAATCCCTGAAGAACGACGCAGGCCTGAAGAAAGAAATCGAATTCGAAGAAAAGCTGCAAGGGCTGATGAAAACCTACGGCAAAAGCCTGCGCGACATCATCTCCATCCTGGACCCTAACCCGAGCAAGTCCGGCGCTTCCGTCGCAGCTGCACCAAAACAGCGCCGTGCACGTGTGGTCAAGGTTTACCACAACCCGCACACTGGCGAACTGATCGAAACCAAAGGCGGCAACCACCGCGGCCTGAAGGCATGGAAAGAACAATACGGCGCGGCCACTGTAGATTCCTGGCTTCGCGGCTAA
- a CDS encoding EAL domain-containing protein, with the protein MPLTVKGPRKASTRLLITLLSGALPILLGVLILYWQAGRTLEHSTAQTAREAVRQFDLMLDNTALAAKDLLPLAGHECDNPTQLALREQVTRRPFVRATTLSWQRNIYCSSLFGGNYQSPVNPEDYVDGRLWLMKGNPVTPDTALLVYRLTEGDRGAFASIDGYHLTNALRLISRYTDLVLQVGPNWLASDGKVHSTALPTFSVAHHHLDSTRYTYSVEAGMPEGETWRYMQARYPALFILVVFFGVLAGILAHWLQKRSSAPTLELQRALGANEFVPYYQPVVRGQDIRQWAGCEVLMRWNHPKEGLVRPDLFIPLAEHSGLIVPMTRALMRQTALQLAPHAEQFADGFHVGINITARHCHDLELVEDCREFLAAFPPGKVILVLELTERELIEPTGVTRQLFQALHEMGVMIAIDDFGTGHSSLGYLRNFNVDYLKIDQSFVAMIGVDALSRHILDSIIELSAKLDLGIVAEGVETPEQCEYLAAQGVDFLQGYLFGKPVPCDEFIRFLNSH; encoded by the coding sequence ATGCCACTGACCGTCAAAGGCCCACGAAAAGCCAGCACCCGCCTCCTGATCACTCTGCTCAGCGGCGCACTGCCGATTTTGCTGGGGGTGCTGATCCTGTACTGGCAAGCGGGGCGCACCCTGGAGCACAGCACCGCGCAAACCGCCCGGGAGGCCGTGCGCCAGTTCGACCTGATGCTCGACAATACCGCCCTCGCCGCCAAGGACTTGCTGCCGCTGGCCGGCCATGAATGTGATAACCCGACACAACTGGCGCTACGGGAACAAGTCACCCGTCGGCCTTTTGTGCGCGCCACGACCTTGTCCTGGCAGAGAAACATCTATTGCAGCTCGTTGTTTGGTGGCAACTACCAGTCGCCGGTCAACCCTGAAGACTACGTCGATGGCCGCCTTTGGCTGATGAAAGGCAACCCGGTGACACCTGACACCGCATTGCTGGTGTATCGCCTCACCGAGGGCGACCGTGGGGCCTTTGCCTCCATTGATGGCTACCACTTGACCAACGCCTTGCGCCTGATCAGTCGATATACCGACCTGGTGTTGCAGGTGGGGCCTAACTGGCTGGCGTCGGATGGCAAGGTGCACAGCACAGCGCTGCCGACATTTTCCGTCGCGCACCATCATCTCGACTCCACGCGGTATACCTACAGCGTGGAAGCCGGGATGCCGGAGGGCGAAACCTGGCGCTACATGCAAGCGCGGTATCCTGCGCTGTTCATCCTGGTGGTGTTTTTCGGCGTGTTGGCGGGCATCCTCGCCCACTGGCTGCAAAAGCGCTCATCGGCACCGACCCTCGAGCTGCAACGCGCCTTGGGCGCCAATGAATTCGTGCCCTATTACCAGCCGGTGGTACGTGGCCAGGACATTCGCCAGTGGGCCGGTTGTGAAGTGTTGATGCGCTGGAATCACCCCAAGGAAGGCCTGGTGCGCCCCGACCTGTTCATTCCCCTGGCCGAGCATTCCGGCCTGATCGTGCCAATGACCCGCGCCCTGATGCGCCAGACCGCCTTGCAACTGGCGCCCCACGCCGAGCAGTTCGCGGATGGCTTTCATGTCGGGATCAACATCACCGCCCGCCATTGTCACGACCTGGAACTGGTGGAGGACTGCCGGGAATTCCTCGCCGCCTTCCCGCCGGGCAAGGTGATTCTGGTGCTGGAATTGACCGAGCGCGAGTTGATCGAACCCACGGGTGTCACCCGCCAACTGTTCCAGGCGCTGCACGAAATGGGGGTAATGATTGCGATCGACGACTTCGGTACCGGTCACTCAAGCCTGGGTTATTTACGCAACTTCAATGTCGATTACTTGAAGATAGATCAAAGCTTTGTGGCGATGATCGGGGTTGATGCACTCTCGCGGCATATACTCGACAGCATCATTGAACTGTCTGCCAAGCTCGACTTGGGCATCGTTGCCGAAGGTGTCGAAACACCAGAACAATGCGAATATCTTGCCGCTCAAGGTGTTGATTTCTTGCAGGGCTACCTGTTTGGCAAGCCTGTACCTTGCGATGAGTTCATTAGATTCCTGAACAGCCATTGA
- the rarD gene encoding EamA family transporter RarD: MSKGVVLSVLASVLFAVMYYFTSLLTPLSGLEIFGWRMLLTVPCMTVFMIVSGEWRRVWELVRLVAAKPGLIGGLLLSSALLGVQLWLFMWAPLNGRSLDVSLGYFLLPLTMVLTGRLVYGEQLSRLQKVAVFFAGLGVLNELYQVGGFSWATLVVIIGYPIYFIVRKRLKTDHLGGLWLDMALMLPVALWFVQSGEQGFSVLDAHKGLYALIPMLGLISASALVCYIVASRLLAFSLFGLLSYVEPVLLLGVALLLGESIKAGEWLTYLPIWLAVMVLVYEGFKHLVRQRKA; encoded by the coding sequence GTGTCTAAAGGTGTTGTGTTATCGGTCTTGGCCTCGGTGTTGTTTGCCGTGATGTATTACTTCACCTCGCTGCTCACACCCTTGAGCGGTCTGGAGATCTTCGGCTGGCGGATGCTGCTGACGGTCCCCTGCATGACGGTGTTCATGATCGTCAGCGGCGAGTGGCGGCGGGTGTGGGAGTTGGTTCGGCTGGTGGCGGCCAAACCCGGGTTGATCGGCGGGTTGCTGTTGTCTTCGGCCTTGCTGGGGGTGCAGTTGTGGCTGTTCATGTGGGCACCGCTCAACGGGCGTAGCCTGGATGTCTCCCTGGGGTATTTCCTGCTGCCGTTGACCATGGTGCTGACCGGGCGCCTGGTGTATGGCGAACAATTGTCACGCCTGCAAAAGGTCGCGGTGTTTTTTGCCGGCCTCGGCGTACTTAACGAGTTGTATCAGGTCGGTGGTTTCTCTTGGGCCACGTTAGTGGTGATCATCGGTTACCCGATCTACTTCATCGTGCGCAAACGCCTGAAGACTGACCACCTGGGCGGGCTGTGGCTCGACATGGCGCTGATGTTGCCGGTGGCGTTATGGTTCGTGCAAAGCGGCGAACAGGGGTTTTCCGTGCTCGATGCCCACAAGGGCTTGTATGCCTTGATCCCGATGCTGGGCTTGATCAGTGCCTCGGCGCTGGTGTGCTACATCGTTGCCAGCCGCTTGTTGGCGTTCAGCCTGTTCGGGCTGCTCAGCTATGTGGAGCCGGTGCTGTTGCTCGGGGTCGCCTTGTTGCTGGGAGAAAGCATCAAGGCGGGAGAATGGCTGACCTATCTGCCGATCTGGCTGGCCGTGATGGTGCTGGTATACGAAGGTTTCAAGCACCTGGTTCGCCAACGTAAAGCCTGA
- a CDS encoding DUF4946 domain-containing protein, translating to MIGFRALLLSTLGLLLGSTAAWAADPEVHWPSGWQVEEVVPDDQAPAQPSAVSRQRAIKNDENGTTLMVMELTGTPIEAGHTVNLQGVLLEMRKSIQKDFAQGGYQSVCTKMHPTTLSRLEALETTCVITENGRHVLSQTLVGAVDTDKAYVFSYAGQAQAYESSKDEVSSVRDSLKL from the coding sequence ATGATCGGATTTCGCGCACTGCTGTTAAGTACCCTGGGCCTGTTGTTGGGCAGCACTGCTGCATGGGCGGCTGACCCGGAAGTTCACTGGCCCAGCGGCTGGCAGGTGGAGGAGGTGGTGCCCGACGATCAGGCTCCGGCGCAGCCTTCGGCAGTGTCCCGCCAGCGTGCGATCAAGAATGATGAAAATGGCACGACCTTGATGGTCATGGAGTTGACAGGCACTCCGATCGAAGCGGGGCATACGGTCAATCTTCAAGGTGTGCTGCTGGAAATGCGCAAGTCCATCCAGAAGGACTTTGCCCAAGGCGGTTATCAAAGTGTGTGCACCAAGATGCACCCCACAACATTGAGCCGCCTTGAGGCGTTGGAAACTACTTGTGTAATCACCGAGAACGGTCGGCATGTGCTGTCGCAAACCCTGGTGGGAGCGGTCGACACCGATAAAGCCTATGTATTTTCATACGCAGGCCAGGCCCAGGCTTACGAATCAAGCAAGGATGAAGTCAGTTCGGTGCGTGACAGCCTGAAACTTTGA
- a CDS encoding DMT family transporter, whose amino-acid sequence MTPTSDRLTYLKLAAVTMIWGGTFVAGRYLAAGLDPLLAATVRFVLASLALLVFLGVARIRLVRPTNAQLAQLTVLGFFGIFFYNLCFFYGLHYINASRASLIVALNPAVIGLASWLLFKERLGQVKLLGIALCLGGAGLVIVSRNPQLLQGGAHAWIGDLLIFGCVVGWGVYSLFSRSLNQSLGPLQTVTWSILLGTLMLTITTLVTGRLSVAALGAIDLPQLTSLLYLGVLGSALAYIGYYDGLRRIGATRAGVFIALNPLTAVICGALLLGEQLTAPMLLGGAVILLGIYLCNKPLARVRAMGI is encoded by the coding sequence ATGACCCCGACTTCTGACCGTCTCACGTATTTGAAATTGGCGGCGGTGACCATGATCTGGGGCGGCACCTTCGTGGCCGGCCGCTATCTGGCCGCAGGCCTGGACCCGCTGCTGGCGGCGACCGTGCGCTTTGTGCTGGCCAGCCTCGCGTTGCTGGTCTTCCTGGGTGTAGCGCGTATTCGCCTGGTGCGCCCGACCAACGCACAGCTTGCGCAACTGACCGTACTCGGTTTTTTCGGGATCTTTTTCTACAACCTGTGCTTTTTCTACGGCCTGCATTACATCAATGCGTCCCGGGCATCGTTGATCGTCGCACTGAACCCTGCGGTGATTGGCCTGGCGTCGTGGCTGCTGTTCAAGGAGCGGCTGGGGCAGGTGAAACTGTTGGGTATCGCGCTGTGCCTGGGCGGAGCGGGGTTGGTGATCGTCAGCCGCAACCCGCAGCTGTTGCAGGGCGGCGCGCATGCCTGGATCGGTGATCTGTTGATCTTTGGCTGCGTGGTGGGGTGGGGCGTGTATTCGCTGTTCTCTCGCAGCCTCAACCAAAGCCTGGGGCCGTTGCAAACCGTGACCTGGTCGATCCTGTTGGGCACGCTGATGCTGACGATCACCACGCTGGTGACGGGGCGGTTGAGCGTGGCGGCGTTGGGCGCGATTGATCTGCCCCAACTGACGAGCTTGTTGTACCTCGGCGTGCTGGGCTCGGCGCTGGCCTACATCGGTTACTACGACGGCTTGCGTCGCATCGGCGCCACCCGGGCGGGTGTGTTCATCGCTCTCAATCCGCTGACGGCGGTGATCTGCGGTGCATTGCTGCTCGGCGAGCAACTCACCGCGCCGATGCTACTGGGCGGGGCAGTGATCCTGCTGGGCATCTACCTGTGCAACAAACCCCTTGCGCGGGTGAGGGCAATGGGGATTTGA
- a CDS encoding LysR family transcriptional regulator: MTLTQLEIFSLVAELQGFTSAANRLGISQSAVSHAIKSLEQELGVELIHRHQSQVELSDIGQQLLLRARAMLGLANTLQQEAADARGMKRGTLRIGSFGPTSSIRLLPKILQRFRELHPGVEVHVDEGPDRQVMQWLEERRVDVGFVVLPEERFDTFPLIEDQLVALLPSVHHLGAQPSVSLKALCGEPFILTQAGSSELVSRLFVGAGLQPDVRYRCSQLLSTLDTVRRGDGVTIVAELSLPESAAPDYLIKPLKPAVKRQVGLAVLDRRQSSPATLAFIELATRLTLY, encoded by the coding sequence ATGACCCTTACCCAGCTGGAAATCTTCTCCCTGGTGGCCGAATTGCAAGGCTTCACCAGCGCCGCCAATCGCCTGGGCATCAGCCAGTCGGCGGTGTCCCATGCGATCAAATCCCTGGAACAGGAACTGGGTGTGGAGTTGATCCACCGCCATCAGTCTCAAGTCGAACTCAGCGATATCGGCCAACAACTGCTGCTGCGCGCACGGGCCATGCTCGGGCTGGCCAATACACTGCAACAGGAAGCCGCCGATGCCCGCGGGATGAAGCGCGGCACGCTGCGCATCGGTTCGTTCGGGCCAACTTCATCGATTCGTCTGTTGCCGAAGATTTTGCAACGCTTTCGCGAGCTGCATCCGGGCGTCGAGGTGCACGTCGACGAAGGCCCTGATCGGCAGGTGATGCAGTGGCTGGAAGAGCGGCGCGTCGACGTTGGGTTTGTGGTGCTGCCTGAAGAGCGCTTCGATACCTTCCCGTTGATCGAGGATCAGTTGGTCGCACTGTTGCCATCGGTGCATCACCTGGGCGCGCAGCCGAGTGTCAGCCTCAAGGCGCTCTGCGGCGAACCCTTTATCCTGACCCAGGCCGGCTCGTCCGAACTGGTCTCAAGGCTGTTCGTCGGTGCCGGGCTGCAGCCGGATGTGCGTTACCGCTGTTCACAGTTGCTCAGCACCCTGGACACCGTGCGCCGGGGCGACGGCGTGACCATTGTTGCCGAGCTGTCATTGCCTGAATCCGCAGCGCCGGATTACCTGATCAAGCCGCTCAAGCCTGCCGTCAAACGCCAGGTCGGGCTGGCGGTTCTGGATCGACGACAGTCCTCGCCGGCGACCCTGGCATTTATTGAACTGGCCACACGCTTGACGCTTTATTGA
- the hppD gene encoding 4-hydroxyphenylpyruvate dioxygenase has product MTDLYENPMGLMGFEFIEFASPTPGTLEPIFEIMGFTKVATHRSKNVHLFRQGEINLILNNEPNSIASYFAAEHGPSVCGMAFRVKDSQQAYNRALELGAQPIHIETGPMELNLPAIKGIGGAPLYLIDRFGEGSSIYDIDFVYLEGVERNPVGAGLKVIDHLTHNVYRGRMVYWANFYEKLFNFREARYFDIKGEYTGLTSKAMSAPDGMIRIPLNEESSKGAGQIEEFLMQFNGEGIQHVAFLTDDLVKTWDALKKIGMRFMTAPPDTYYEMLEGRLPNHGEPVDQLQARGILLDGSSVAGDKRLLLQIFSETLMGPVFFEFIQRKGDDGFGEGNFKALFESIERDQVRRGVLTAD; this is encoded by the coding sequence ATGACAGACCTATACGAAAACCCAATGGGCCTGATGGGCTTTGAATTCATCGAATTCGCTTCGCCAACCCCGGGCACCCTGGAGCCGATCTTCGAGATCATGGGCTTCACCAAAGTCGCGACGCACCGTTCCAAGAACGTGCACCTGTTCCGTCAGGGCGAGATCAACCTGATCCTCAACAATGAACCCAACAGCATCGCCTCCTACTTTGCGGCCGAGCACGGCCCGTCGGTGTGCGGCATGGCGTTTCGCGTGAAAGACTCGCAACAGGCCTACAACCGGGCCCTGGAACTGGGCGCCCAGCCCATCCATATCGAAACCGGCCCGATGGAATTGAACCTGCCAGCGATCAAGGGCATTGGCGGCGCACCGCTGTACCTGATCGATCGCTTCGGCGAAGGCAGCTCGATCTATGACATCGACTTCGTGTACCTCGAAGGCGTTGAACGCAACCCGGTGGGCGCCGGCCTGAAAGTCATCGATCACCTGACCCACAACGTGTACCGCGGGCGCATGGTCTATTGGGCGAACTTCTACGAGAAACTGTTCAACTTCCGTGAGGCGCGTTACTTCGATATCAAGGGCGAGTACACCGGCCTGACCTCCAAGGCCATGAGCGCCCCGGACGGCATGATCCGCATCCCGCTGAACGAAGAGTCGTCCAAAGGCGCCGGGCAGATCGAAGAGTTCCTGATGCAGTTCAACGGCGAGGGCATCCAGCACGTGGCGTTCCTCACCGATGACCTGGTCAAGACCTGGGACGCGCTGAAGAAAATCGGCATGCGCTTCATGACTGCGCCGCCAGACACCTACTACGAGATGCTCGAAGGCCGCCTGCCAAACCACGGCGAGCCGGTGGACCAGTTGCAAGCGCGGGGCATCCTGCTGGACGGTTCGTCGGTGGCGGGGGACAAGCGCCTGCTGCTGCAGATCTTCTCGGAAACCCTGATGGGCCCGGTGTTCTTCGAGTTCATCCAGCGCAAGGGTGATGACGGTTTCGGCGAAGGTAACTTCAAGGCGCTGTTCGAATCCATCGAGCGCGACCAGGTACGCCGTGGTGTGCTCACCGCTGACTGA
- the gloA gene encoding lactoylglutathione lyase, with protein MSLHELNTFPGVTAQPDTATANFVFNHTMLRVKDITKSLDFYTRVLGFSLVEKRDFPEAEFSLYFLALVDKAQIPPDAAARTQWMKSIPGILELTHNHGTENDADFAYHNGNTDPRGFGHICISVPDIVAACARFEELGCDFQKRLSDGRMKSLAFVKDPDAYWVEIIQPTPL; from the coding sequence ATGAGCCTGCACGAACTGAACACCTTCCCGGGCGTCACCGCCCAACCTGACACCGCCACCGCGAACTTCGTTTTCAACCACACCATGCTGCGGGTCAAAGACATCACCAAGTCGCTGGACTTCTACACCCGCGTATTGGGTTTTTCCCTGGTTGAAAAACGTGACTTCCCGGAAGCCGAATTCAGCCTGTACTTCCTGGCCTTGGTGGACAAGGCCCAGATCCCGCCCGACGCCGCCGCACGCACCCAGTGGATGAAGTCGATTCCGGGCATCCTGGAACTGACCCACAACCACGGTACCGAAAACGACGCGGACTTTGCCTATCACAACGGCAACACCGACCCACGTGGCTTTGGCCATATCTGCATTTCGGTACCGGACATTGTTGCGGCCTGCGCGCGCTTTGAGGAGTTGGGCTGCGACTTCCAGAAGCGCTTGAGTGATGGCCGCATGAAGAGCCTGGCCTTCGTGAAAGACCCGGATGCGTACTGGGTTGAAATCATTCAGCCAACGCCGCTGTAA